The Horticoccus luteus DNA window CTTGCGCCGCAAAGCGAGGAGGACTCCGTTGATTGCTTCGCGGGTCGCGAGGGGAGTGAGGACTAACACGCACCCATCTTCTCCGGTCGGATCTCTTTCGCGATAAAATGCGCATTGACCAGACCACGGAGCGGAGACGGTCGCGAGCAAAGCGAGCAGGGAGACCTTTTCGCCATGTCGTTTGAAAATGTCGTTACCCCGGCCAAGGAGTCGCCATGCGCCGTCACCGTCTTGCGCAGCCAAATCTCCCGTGGGGAGCCATTCGTCGGGTTGAATTTCACGGCAGACCTGATTCTCGATGAGAGCAATGGCGCGGTAAGGACTGCGGAAGAAGAGCCGATCTGCGCCGTCAGTTTGAAGTTCTACGCCCGGCAGCGGCTGGCCAATGTTAGCGGGATCGGCAGCCGCTTCGGCGGATCGCAACGCGAGTCGCGGCATGGCTTCGGCACAGCCGTAGTTGTTGTAAACGCGAGCTTCGGGGAACAGTCGCTTGAGCTGGGGTAGCTGTTCTTGGGGGAAGCGGCCTCCTGCGAAGTGAATGCGCCAAACACCTGGAAAAGTCTCAGTGGGAAATGCGTTCACAAGGAGCGGTACCTGCACGCCCACCAGGCAAAGCATAGCCTGATGTGCCGCACGGAGGTTTTCGCGGAGGGCATGAGGATCTGCCAAGCCCCGCGTAGGGACAAGCCGGCGCCTAAATTGCCGGGCCCAGAGCCACTGGTTCACAAAAGAGTAGCTATAAGAGAGCGGGAGGAGAAGAAGCGTTTCCTCGACCACATCGCTCGATTGCAGGTGGTGGAGGATGGCGACGAGGGCATCGGCGCGCCGACGTTCGCCAATGACGAGCTTCGGAGAGCCGGTACTTCCGGAGGTCAGCAGGATGAAATGCCATTCCCGCAAGTGCGGGGGCAGCGTCGCTGCACAGTCGGCGAGCCATTGGTCGTCGACGCTCAGTTTGGCCGAGACAAGAACGAAGGTCGCGGGGAGCGTCCATGCGCGTTCAAGAGCTTGCAGGTCGAAACTAGGCGTATCCTCGCGCAGGATCTTCATAATGAGCGAGGCAGTTGCTCAGAAGAAACGTGGCCCCGAATCGTATACGCCGGTTTTTCCATAATGCGGAAATGCATCCGCGCGAGGTATTCGCCAATAACCCCGAGGGCAAAAAGCTGGACCCCAGCAAACATGGCTATGATGGAAGCGAGAAATGGGAACCCGGCGACCGCGCTGCCGAAGAGCATGTAACGGCCGACCACATAAGCCAGTACGGTGATGCCGAGAGCGGTGAAGGCGAAGCCCATCATGCTGGCGAATTGAAGCGGCAGGACCGAAAAGCCCGTGGTCATGTTCAGTGCATGGCGCACGAGCTTTCCGAAAGTGTAATTCGATTTACCTTCAAAGCGTGGAGCATGGAGCACCTGCACCGAAGTGAAGCGAGTAGTGGCCCAAGTGAGCAGGACATCGATGGAGACGGTCGGGCTGCCGTAGTTTGCGAACGCCTGCCGCAGGTCGGTCCGAAAAACACGGAAGGCGCTTGTTTGCGCGGCGGTTTTGGCTCCCATGGCGCTCCGCAGGGCGAGTTTGGTGATAAGAGAGGCCAGATCGCGGAAGAGACCGTGTTGTTCTCGTGCGGGAGTGCCATAGACTACGTCGACGTCCTCCTCCAGCGCGGCCAAGAGCTTGTCGATTTCCGTCGGCGGATGTTGTAGATCGTCATCCAGAGTGACGGTGACGTTGTAGCGCGCGTTCCGAAGGCCCGCGAGAAGTGCGTTATGTTGCCCGTAGTTTCGAAACAGGCAAATCCCTCGCAGCCATGGGCGACCGGCCGCTAGTTCCGTGATGATGCTCCAGCTCGCATCATGGCTGCCGTCATTTACCAAAATCACTTCGAATGGCGTTTTCGCCTGCAGGAACGCCTGTTCGACGGCATCCACGAGCATAGGCAACGTTTTCGCGCTGTTGTAAACGGGGACGATGATGGAGTGACCAGCTGTGGTCGTTGCCCCGGTGCTCGATGCGGCATTCATGATGCTAAGTTGGCAAAACCTCATTTGGAGAGAGAGCGCACAAGCCAATTTAGCGTTCTCGCCCTGCAGGGGACGCCAGTGCGTAATAGCGAGCGAGAGGGCGAAGGGGCGGCCGCACGGCTGGCTGCGAGGATTTCAAGCGGAGGGTCCCCCCTTCGACGGCAGCTGTCCCCTGCCAGCGCGTCCACCCGGTCGCGGTTCGCTCCAATACGATCACGTTGCCATCCTGGGGCTGCTGTTCGGCGGATTTTGGAAGCATGAAATAGTCGGTCGGCTTCCATTGAAAATGCCCGTCACGGAGGCTGATGGTTTCGGCGAGCGTGGGCGCGCACAGGATCACAGACGGCGGAATTTGTAGCGGAGATCGCGCGGGCCGGTCGCTCGCTGAAGCGACAACGGCGTTGTAGTCGTAAAGCGCGCCCGGGGTGATTTCAGAGGTCCAACTGAAGCAATCGGTGTAGCGAAAGTGTGGTAATTTGCGATCGACCACGACGACGAAGGTGCGCTCGCCGGCATCTTCGCAGAGTTGGTCAAAAGCGCGCCAAAACGTCTTTTGGAAGCGCCAGACCCCGCAGTAATCCTGTTGCACGATCGACCCAAATGCCGCCAACGACCCAAGCGTTGCGCCCAGCAGTATCCGCAGGGCGAACTGCGCACCTCGCCAATTGACAAGAGTCATTCGGTCCACGGCAAAGCCGATGCACAAAGCACCTCCTGCGCTGGGCACGCAATGCAATCCTGACATGAAGCCCGTGCTCCATGTGCCGGGGAACCAAGGGGCCCGAAAGAAAGAGGCGTAGGCACCCGCCAACACGAGCGCACCGGCGACGAATACCCGCCAAGACCCAAGCTTAACTGCGGCGCCGTTGGGCGCAGTCGGAACTTGCACGGGCGACGAGTTCTTGGGCCGAATTAGGCGATGGCCGAACTGGAATAAAAGAGTGACAGCGCTCCCAACCGCGAGAAAAACCACGACGGACTCACCGCTAACATGATGCCACGGCACCATGATTCTTTCTCCAATGAGTTTAAATTGGGTGACCGTGCCGGTCCCTGCGGCCATCAACGCCCGCCGTGCGACTTCCGCCGGGTGTCCGAACAATTCTCCGACCCGTTCTTGCCCCCAAGGATCGCCAATTCGAACGCGCAATACCAGGACTGTGGCAACGGACCCGATCCAGAGAAGAATTGTCCGCAACGGATATCCCATCCACTGTCGTTTCCGCCATTCGAGAGTTAATGCAAACGGCAGGAGTAGCGCCGCAACACTTGCTGGTTCGCCCATCAATGTCGTCACGACCACTCCGGCTACATACCAAAGCCATCGGCCGTGAATCGCTGCGAATGCGCTAAGTAATGCGCAAAGCAACGATATTTGTGTATTATACGCAAAAACAAGCTGTGCCTGTACAACGGCGACGGGCGCAAGTGCGTAGAACGCAGCGACGCCATAGACGCCGGCGAGAGAGAGAAATCGGTTCGACAACCGTGCCAAAAGGTAACCGTTGGTGGCAAAAACAACTAATCCGAAGAGATGCAGGGCGAGCAGGCCGCCCGACTTTCCCACCAAGTAGGGTAGCAGGCTGAGATTGAGCCCCATCCCCAGAGGCCGTCCTTGAGGCCATTTTGTGAAACAAAAATTAACCCAAGCCCATTCCTCACCCCAAGGGCGGTTAAGCGCAGTGCCAATAAATGCGACGTCGTCGCCGTATAGACCAAAACCGGCGACATGAGTGAAATACCCGGCCCAGGCAATAAGCGCTGTGAAGACCCAAAGTGGCCAACCTATAACTTGACCGGCACACACGAGGGGCCGCAATTTTTGGAGCATTTTTTGTCCTGAAGCGTTGCCCGTAGCGGACATCGTAAATGGCGTTGGAGGGACTAAGGTGCGTCGCTTAACGCGCTGAGCTGCGTTGCGGCCAGCCGACATTTATCGAAAATGGCCGTCCGAATTCCGAATAGTCGTCTTTCGTTATCGGTTTCCAATTGGAGTCGTAGGCTTGTTGCGACATGACGTAGCAATTCGCGTCGTTTTGGATGGTGCTGATTGCTGTTTCGAGAGTGTCGGCTGAAATCTGGGAATAGAGATACGGGACCAAACCGTTGATCCAGGACGTCCCGCCGGGGCGGAGAATGGCGTCGAAGCAGTGGAGCGAGTAGCCACCTGGCTTCAGGACCCGATTCATGTCTTTGAGGATATTCTCCCGGATGGTCGGGTCTTCCGGAGTGTGCTCGAGCGCAGAAATGGAAAACACGAAATCGAAGTAGCCGTCCGACAGCTCGGGACTGAACGAGCCCATGTAGTCGTAAACGATGCGATAGTCGGGCGAGATAAATTTCGTCGGGCCATTACCGAGACCCTCGCATTTGTCCGCGTTCCAGCATTCGTAATCACGAGAGAGGAATCGCAGAACACGGCTGTCGCCGCCGCCAACTTCCAGGAGGCGTGATCCCGGCGGTACATTATTGCGGATGAAAAGATATACGAGATAGTCCTGATAGACTTTCAGGTCGCAAATCGTGGGATCCGGATCGCCGACGTTGTAGGACTGAAAGGGTAGATCGCGGAAGAGTTCGAAGTGGGACAGCTTCGAAAATGAGAATTCGGCGAGATTGCCGGGATGCGGCCATTGCGGATTGTTCATGTCGAAGAAACGGCGCGGCTCTCATTGGCGCTGGCTTGGGCGAGGGCGCGCGTGGCAGCGAGGAGTTGGCGGCGCTTGTCGGCGACCTCGCGTTCGAGTTCGTGCAGGCGGCGATCCTTGCGCAGGAGTTCGGCGCGAGCGTGGCCGAGTTTGCCCTCGGGCGAGAGAACCTGCTCGACCCACCACGTTTGGTGCAACGACTCCAGAAAACGGAGAAAGAAGATGATGTCGTCGACGACCGGATTCGGTTCGAGGGGAATCGTTTCGTGCGGCGGGATCCGGAGAGGTGCGACGGGGAGATTAGCCATCGGGCTCTCGAAATTCGTATGCGTGGCCTCCGGCCCGTAGCCGAGGTTGGAGATAAGATTTCGGCCCGGCATGACGTGACAGGCGCCGGCTCTCCAAGAATGAAAAAAGACTTGGAAATCCCACGTGTCGAAGACTCCGGCTTTGAGCGCACGGTAGACTTCGCGCCAATAGGCCGCCTGCACTGGGTTCGCGTGAGTGCGCTCCAAGACCGACCACCAACCCGCTTCGTCAAGTTCGTCCAGGGAGTGCGAATACGTGGTCCAGGTGCGGCGCCATGTGGCCCAGCCCCACATCTGGAAATATTTGGAAACGTAGTGGCTTTGCGTGCAGGCAAATTCGGGAGGGAGAAAATGAGTGCCCGCGATCGTCGCCACGCGGGGTTCAAAACGATAACGTTGAAGAAGTGTTTCGCAGTAAGAGAAAAAGTCCGGGTGCGGAAGACAGTCGTCCTCCAAGATGATGCCTTCCTCGACGTGGCTGAAAAACCAGGAGATGGCCTCGCTGACCGCTCGCCCGCAGCCCGCATTGTGATCGCGAAACAGGTACTTCACTTCGCACGGCCAGTCTATGTCGGCGATGATTGCGCGCGTGGCTTTGACCAAGTCAGCTTCGCCTGCTTTGTCGTCGCGGGCGCCATCAGCGGCGACAAATAGTTGCCGCGGCTGCTGGGCACGAATGGAGGCAAAGACCTGCCGCGTAGGTGCCGGGCGGTTGAAGATGATGAAAAGGATTGGCGTGCTGAACTCCGACATGAGCCGCTTTCACTCCAAGAAGCGGGTCCGGTGAATGCAAGCGGCTTCAATCGAACGTGCAGCCGGCAGCCAACTTATCCGCGCAGCCACGCCCGCAGTCGGTTGAAGACGCTTAGTGCAGAGGGAGCAGGAGGTGCCGACCACGCGAGTAAGAGGGCGACGGGGCGGCCGAAGTCGTCGTAAGGCCGCTTAGTCACCGCGGCCCATTGCAGATCGTACGCTTTGCGGCTCATAGTATAGAGATCCGGATCTGCCAAAAGCGAATCCAGCTCCCATGAAGCTAATCCGAAGGCGTCGCGAAGAAAGGCGGCGGCGGGACCTGTCCAAAAATAGTCCGGATGAATGACGGCTGTTGCGCCATGAAGATTGAGGCCGCCGGGTTTGATGTGTCGTTTCAAACGCGCGACCAAGCAGGCCAGTTGTTCCGCCGTCGTCACTTGGTCGAGCCACGATCCGCTGAGGATCGCGTCAAATTTCTCGGGGACGCCGGATGAAGGGGTGGCGGCACCGAGTGCTTCGATCGCGTGGAAGTTTTCGCGATCAACAAGCCAGTCGTTGGTGTTGGCGGGATGCCACAAACGGTGCCCGCGATTCAACAGGTGCGTCCAGTGGCCGGCCGCGTCGTCAAGAATAAGGAAATCGCCGGGCGTGCGCGTCGCAGTCAGCGCGCCCGTGGCAACCGCGGCGCGCAAAAATACCCCGAGCTCGATTTCTTCCAGGGATGGCAGGGCCATCCCCTGAGCCACCGCCCACCCGTGATGACGATTGCGAAGATGAACCAAGGCGAGAGGTGCGGGCGTATCATTTGCTGGCGAAGGGCGCGTCCAAGGCGACGTCGCAAAGGGCTCGATACGTTCGAGCCAGCCAGGAGGAAACGTTTCGGGAGGAAACGCAGCATGGAAAGGGGCCGGTGCTGACGTGCCTTTGGCGAGCGATGACCAAATCCATTCGCCGGCGTCAGGAAGCACCAAAGCCGGCGACCAATGGCGGATCGCTTGCTGGATTTTTCGGCGAACGGCGGCGTTCGTGAGCGCCTGAATCGTTTGGATCAGTGCGTGCGGTTGATAGGCGCAGCATTGGCCCGTGCCCAAGCGGCAAAGAAAGCGGCCGGCGGCTGTATCGGGACTGCCGAGTAGCAACACGGGCGTATCGGTGGCCGTGTGGAGGAAGACCAACCGGGACGGCAGGCTTAAATGAGAAAACGCGGGGTTATCATCGTGTTGATCAAGGCTGCCGGAGGGGACGACGATGAAAGGATAGGAGGCGAGCGCCGCGATGAGATCTTCTTCGGGGAGGAATCCCATGGTGCGAATGTGGTCGACCTCCCATTCTTCGGGCGCGCCGGTCAGCCAGGGGGCTTGGGTTCCGTTGCCATACCAATCGATATGCAGCCCCGTGGCGCGCGTGAGCTCGCGCAATTGATCGAACCGCGCGGCCGTCCAGACGTTCCCCAGCATGGCCGCGCGCAGCGGCTCGCCAGGCTCAGTTTCCCAATAGCAGGGGATGAGTGGAACCGCTTTTGTGACGACGGGGGGCAGCAACTCCAGCGGATACGAGAAACGCCGAGCGTAGGCAGCGCAGAGTTCGGGTGAGATACCCAGCCGCAAGTCGGAGGAGGCGAGTAACCGAGCAGGCCAGTGCGCGGGCACCTGCGGCGTGAAGACGGTCTGGTCATCCATGATGAACGTGCAGAGCGGCGCTCCGGTGAGTTCTTTTGCCAGGATGCCGTGAATGAAATCCTCCCGATAGTAAGGCACGCAAAGAATGCGCCGGATGCGGCGGCCAGCGAGAAGGTCGGCGAGCCGGCTTCGCGTGTCAGGGACGGTCCGAAACTGCGAACGCAGCTCCCAGTGCTCTTGGCCAAAGGATTCCTGGCCGCCGTAGAGTGAGCGGGAACGAAGGGTGATGATGCCGGAAGAGTCCGGAAAAAACCGTTGGAGAAGAATGCCAACGCCGTGATGGTTGTTTACCTCGACGGCGCTGATGAGCAGGTCAGGCGAGTCCATTACAGCGCGGGGCGCAATGGACACGCTTTAGCGAGCCTTGGTCAACTCATTGCGTTGCACTTCCAACGTGCGGATATGTTCCGCTTGTTCGCGGGAGACATTTTGGAGTCGGCTGACTTCCCGTTGGGTTTCGGCGAGATGACGTTCAAGCCGCTCCCGCTCATTCTGCAAAGTGGTGATGAACGCCGTCTGTTCGGCGATGATTTCATCCTGGCGCGCCACGCGCGTGCGCAGTTGGACGAGGGGACCTTCGGCGGAGGTCAGCTCATCGCGTTGCGTTTCCAATGATCGGATATAGCGCAGTTGTTCGTCGCCGACGGCG harbors:
- a CDS encoding AMP-binding protein → MKILREDTPSFDLQALERAWTLPATFVLVSAKLSVDDQWLADCAATLPPHLREWHFILLTSGSTGSPKLVIGERRRADALVAILHHLQSSDVVEETLLLLPLSYSYSFVNQWLWARQFRRRLVPTRGLADPHALRENLRAAHQAMLCLVGVQVPLLVNAFPTETFPGVWRIHFAGGRFPQEQLPQLKRLFPEARVYNNYGCAEAMPRLALRSAEAAADPANIGQPLPGVELQTDGADRLFFRSPYRAIALIENQVCREIQPDEWLPTGDLAAQDGDGAWRLLGRGNDIFKRHGEKVSLLALLATVSAPWSGQCAFYRERDPTGEDGCVLVLTPLATREAINGVLLALRRKHPRAHWPLRIETLSALPLLPNGKTDIRALTDLAGKAVVWRQLA
- a CDS encoding glycosyltransferase family 2 protein encodes the protein MNAASSTGATTTAGHSIIVPVYNSAKTLPMLVDAVEQAFLQAKTPFEVILVNDGSHDASWSIITELAAGRPWLRGICLFRNYGQHNALLAGLRNARYNVTVTLDDDLQHPPTEIDKLLAALEEDVDVVYGTPAREQHGLFRDLASLITKLALRSAMGAKTAAQTSAFRVFRTDLRQAFANYGSPTVSIDVLLTWATTRFTSVQVLHAPRFEGKSNYTFGKLVRHALNMTTGFSVLPLQFASMMGFAFTALGITVLAYVVGRYMLFGSAVAGFPFLASIIAMFAGVQLFALGVIGEYLARMHFRIMEKPAYTIRGHVSSEQLPRSL
- a CDS encoding class I SAM-dependent methyltransferase, producing the protein MNNPQWPHPGNLAEFSFSKLSHFELFRDLPFQSYNVGDPDPTICDLKVYQDYLVYLFIRNNVPPGSRLLEVGGGDSRVLRFLSRDYECWNADKCEGLGNGPTKFISPDYRIVYDYMGSFSPELSDGYFDFVFSISALEHTPEDPTIRENILKDMNRVLKPGGYSLHCFDAILRPGGTSWINGLVPYLYSQISADTLETAISTIQNDANCYVMSQQAYDSNWKPITKDDYSEFGRPFSINVGWPQRSSAR
- a CDS encoding glycosyltransferase family 2 protein; this encodes MSEFSTPILFIIFNRPAPTRQVFASIRAQQPRQLFVAADGARDDKAGEADLVKATRAIIADIDWPCEVKYLFRDHNAGCGRAVSEAISWFFSHVEEGIILEDDCLPHPDFFSYCETLLQRYRFEPRVATIAGTHFLPPEFACTQSHYVSKYFQMWGWATWRRTWTTYSHSLDELDEAGWWSVLERTHANPVQAAYWREVYRALKAGVFDTWDFQVFFHSWRAGACHVMPGRNLISNLGYGPEATHTNFESPMANLPVAPLRIPPHETIPLEPNPVVDDIIFFLRFLESLHQTWWVEQVLSPEGKLGHARAELLRKDRRLHELEREVADKRRQLLAATRALAQASANESRAVSST